The Wolbachia endosymbiont of Oedothorax gibbosus region GTGCGTTCCAAATCTCGATTCATCGAAAAAAAACCTCCTTTTTCCGGTTCTTTTCCACAATTTCATTGAGATTTTTTTTGAACTCCTCTTGTTTGTTTTTGTCTTGTTTATAATGTGCTGGACGAGGTGTGATATATGTAAATCCTAGCTTCTTCATAAGCCTTCTCGCCGTTGACTCACTTACTTTGATAGCTAACATTCCTTCAACTATACCTTGCAATTTTTTAGCAGTCAGATTTGCCCCATCTTCTTCTATTACCTCTCTTATTTTTTCCTTCTTCTCCTCGTTCAGTTTTGGTTTAGGTCCTCGCCCTGGCTGTATTGCAAACCCAATAACACCTTTTTCTTTAAATCTTGCAATCCATTTCATTAATGTCGTTCTCGTAATTCTATATATTTTAGCAACTTTTGAGATACCATACTCCTTTGCTGATATTATTGCTTGTAACCTTCTTCCTATCTCTCCTCTTATTCCATATTTTTTTAATTCTAACTTGCATTGATTATATAGTTCTTCTCCTATTGCTTTACTTTTTCCTGCCATAAACTACATATTTATTCTTTCTAGCCTCAATTATTTGTAGTTTTTACTATTTGTCTATCTATTAGTGGAGATTGGTATAACAACTTGAATTCTGGATTAAAAACAGAGGTACTCAGAAATAATGTATTAAGATATAAGTAAAGGTAGTTGTTTATTTAATAAATCTATTTACCATCTCTGAAAATTTGCTTAGATTTCGGTTGTTCAACAGATACCTCTTCTAGCTTTTCTGGCTCAGCTTCTGATCTTACTGCTAATTTGCGTTGTTTGATAAATTTCTTTAACGTTTTTACTGCGATAAAGTTTATACTGAAAACACATGCAGAAGTTACCGCTAATGCTGGAAAAGGGGCCAAATTAAACATCGGCAAAATTGCCACAATCGTACCAGATGTCAGTAAAAGCGCTAACTTTTTGCTTCCAATGATCTTATTTTTTTTAACCTTTATTGGGTTTAATTTTTTTATTTTCCCTTTTAGCTTTTTGAAGCCTTTTTTGAGCGTATTGCCTCTTTTCAGCTCTTTTTCTACGGGTTTTGCTTTCTTTGTTTTTAAGCTTTTTATTTTTTCTTTTATTCCTTTTTTATCTTTTTTTACTTTAGAGGTTTTCTCCATCATCTTTAGAGGTTGCTCATGTAGCGGTTTTGGCTTATCGTTTGAAATTTTAGCTTCTTGGCCCTTAGTATGCTTTTTGGGCGAAACTATGTTTTTTAAACCTTTCTTTGCTTTGTGGTATAATTTCTTCAGTTTGCTTGGCATTTTTATGTAAATTAAGATACGATATCGCAAAATTTATCGATTACTTTTTGATTACCTTCTATCATTGCATTTGCCTCTTGCTGAAGACATTTGATATTTTTAGGTGTTACATTATCCATCTCAGCCGACGCTATTGTCAGTTGTGATTGTATTCTTATATATCTGT contains the following coding sequences:
- a CDS encoding IS630 family transposase (programmed frameshift): MAGKSKAIGEELYNQCKLELKKYGIRGEIGRRLQAIISAKEYGISKVAKIYRITRTTLMKWIARFKEKGVIGFAIQPGRGPKPKLNEEKKEKIREVIEEDGANLTAKKLQGIVEGMLAIKVSESTARRLMKKLGFTYITPRPAHYKQDKNKQEEFKKNLNEIVEKNRKKEVFFDESRFGTHSKVGHGWFKKGSRTQVKVKIGRENFYLYSAVNPRNGEDISLLAPHVNTDCMNIFLEQMSKDLGTREAFLIMDCASWHRSKGLKTPENITIIYLPPYSPELNPVERFWQHLKENIIKNKMYDSIKLLENAVSEFIRDITESSIKTICSVNYLSSYL